Below is a window of Halobaculum lipolyticum DNA.
TGCGGCTGCGGGCCGACTACTTCGCCATCGTGACGGTGGCGTTCTCCGAGATCGTCCGGCTGACGCTGAACTCCCGGACGCTCCAGGAGGTCACGTTCGCCGGGATCACCACGGGAACCGGCGGGGCGACGGGCAAGACGATGCCCGGCAACCCGGTCCGGCTGCTGTTCTTCGAGAGCTTCGAACCGGGCGCCGGCCCGGCGCTGCTCGGCTCGGTGCTGTTCCCGCTGTTCGAGGGGCTCCGGGTCCAGTTGATCCCGCCGAACTCCTCGCTCGTCGGGGTCGTTCCCCTGCCGGCGTTCACCCTCGACCTGGCCGTCGAGCCGCCGGTGATCGTCAACTGGGCGTACGTCGCGATCCTCGCCGGGTTCGTGGGGCTGTTCTACGTCCTGCTCGTGCGCACGGGCAACTCCCCGTTCGGCCGCGTCCTCAAGGCGATCCGCGAGGACGAGGTCGTCGCGAAGTCGCTCGGGAAGGACACGAACCGCTTCAAGATCGTCGCGTTCATGTTCGGCTGCGGGCTGATGGGGCTGGGCGGCATCCTCTGGCAGGGGAGTCAGGGCTTCGTCAACCCCAACGGCTTCCGGCCGATCATCACGTTCTACATCTGGGTCGCGCTGATCATCGGCGGCGCCGGCTCCAACACCGGCAGCGTGCTCGGCGGCGCGCTGTTCGCGGGCCTCATCTGGGAGGGTCCGGTGTACGTCCGCCGCGTCGTCACGAACTTCGTCGACTTCGGCGACACGCCGGCGACGTTCCCCGCGGCGATCGGGCCGTTCGTCGAGGGCGAGGTGCTGCCGTTCCTCGCGTACATGCTCGGCAACGTCTCGGCGCTGCGGTTCGTGCTGGTCGGCGTCATCCTCGTGGTGCTGATGCAGACCCGTCCGGAGGGCCTGCTCGGCCACCGGAAGGAGGAGGCGGCGGCGATCCCGCTGGGCAGACCGACGCGCGGCTCCGGCGACGACGCGACCGACGGAGGCAACCAATGAGCGCCGACACCGACTCCACGACCGACGACAGCACCGACACCGGCGCCGACGCCGACGCCGACGGGGTCGCGGCGGCCGCACAGGGCGCCCGCGACACCGAGAACCACCCGCTCGTCGTCGAGAACCTGCGCAAGACGTTCGGCGGCATCACCGCCGTCGACGGGGCGAGCTTCTCCGTCGCGGAGGGGTCGCTCACGGGACTGATCGGTCCCAACGGCGCCGGCAAGTCGACGACGTTCAACTGCATCACCGGCGTCCACACGCCGACCTCCGGCTCGGTCCGGTTCCGCGGCAACGACATCACGGGGATGGCGCCCCACGAGATCGCACGACAGGGGCTCGTCCGGACGTTCCAGATCGCCCGCGAACTGCCCGACATGACCGTGTTGGAGAACATGATGCTCGCGCCGCAAGCGCAGGCGGGCGAGCGGCTCAGCTACTCGCTGTTGCCCGGCCTGCGCGACCAGGTGGTCGCACAGGAGGAGGAACTGCTCGACCGCGCGTGGCAACAGTTGGAGTTCTTCGAGATCGACCACCTCGCTGAGGAGTACGCGGGGACGCTGTCGGGCGGCCAGCGCAAGCTGCTGGAGATGGCACGCGCGCTGATGACCGACCCGGACATGGTCCTGCTCGACGAGCCGCTCGCCGGGGTGAACCCGACGCTGGAGGAGAAACTGCTCGACCGCATCCACGAACTCCGCGAGATGGGGAACACGTTCCTCTTCGTGGAACACGACATGGACGTCATCATGGACAACTGCGAACACGTCATCGTCATGCACCAAGGGCAGGTGCTCGCCGAGGGCACGCCCGAACAGGTGACCAGCGACGACCGCGTCGTCGAGGCGTACCTCGGGGGTGACGTATGAGTAGCGAGGGCGAGCAGGTCGACGCCGCCGAGTCCGCGACCGAGACCGAGCGGTCGGCCGGCGCGACCCGCGCCGCCGCCGCGACGCTGCCGGAGGACAGCCTCCTGCAGGTGCGGGATCTGGACGCCGGCTACGGCGACCTCCAGATCCTCACCGACGTCGACATGGACGTCGGCGACGGCGAGTACGTCACCATCGTCGGCCCGAACGGCGCCGGCAAGTCGACGGTGATGAAGTCCGTGTTCGGACTCACCAGCTACATGGGCGGCACCATCGAGTTCGCCGGCGAGTCGATCCACGGCCGGTCGCCCGACGAGATCATCCACGAGGGGATCGGCTACGTCCCGCAGAACGACAACGTGTTCGAGAGCCTCACCGTCCGGGAGAACCTCGAGATGGGCGCGTACATCCTCGACGAGGTCCCCGAGGACCAGATCGAGTGGGTGTACGAGCGGTTCCCGATCCTCCGGGAGCGCTCGGACCAGCGCGCCGGCACGATGTCCGGCGGCCAGCGCCAGATGCTCGCGATGGGTCGCGCGCTGATGCTCGACCCCGACCTCCTCTTACTCGACGAGCCGTCGGCCGGTCTCGCGCCGGACCTGGTGCAGGAGATGTTCGACCGCATCGACCGTATCAACGACGACGGCACCGCGATCCTGATGGTCGAGCAGAACGCCAAGCAGGCGCTGCGCCGCTGTGACCGCGGCTACGTGCTCGTCAACGGCGAGAACGCCTACGTCGACACCGGCGAGGCGCTGTTGCACGACGAGCAGGTCCGCAAGGACTTCCTCGGCGGGTAGCCGTCGCGGTCGGCCGTCGGTCGCGGCCGGCGATCGGTTCTTTCGGCGACAGCTTCACGACGGCCGGGAGCGTTCGCTCCGGATGGATCCGAGGATCAGCATCGTCACGCTCGGCGTCGCAGACCTCGCGGCCGCGACCGCGTTCTACGAAGACGGACTCGGTCTCCCGCGCCACGAGTTCGACGGCGACATCGCCTTCTTCGCCCTCGCGGGCACGTGGCTCGCGCTGTACCCGCGCGAGGCGCTGGCCGCGGACGCCGGCGTCGGCCCCGACGGCTCGGGGTTCGCGGGCGTCACGCTCGCCCACAACGTCGACGACGAGGAGCGCGTCGACGCCGTGCTCGCCGAGGCGGAGCGGGCGGGCGCTACGATCGTCAAGCCCGCGGCGCGCGCCGACTGGGGCGGCTACTCCGGCTACTTCGCCGACCCGGACGGTCACCTGTGGGAGGTCGCACACGCGCCGGGGTTCTCGCCCGGACCGTGAACTCGGTCCCTCCGTCCCACGCCGCCGGTCGCGGGGGCGCTCCGTGACGGACCGCGTCGGTGTGAGAAGGGTGTCGCGTTACGCCAGCGCGTAGCGGCCGTCGGCTTTCCGGACGTGCCCGCCCTCGCGCAGCGTCTTCAGGATGGAGTACAGGGAGATGCGTTTCATCGCCAGTCCCTCACAGAGGTCGTCCTCGCACACCGCGCCGTGGGTCGCCAGATAGAGGTACACCAGTTTCGCCCGCGGCGAGTCGACCGTCGTCGGAACCTCCGCCATCGGCGTCTCCGCGTCCGCCTCGACCGCGTCCGCTTGCGTAGTAGCCATCTTGTCCGGACACACCGCTTCGACACACGTAAAACTGTGGTACGACGACTGTCGAACTCCCGGAACACCGCCCGGAGACGCCCCGAGCCGTTCGTTCGTCGGGATCACCCGACAGCGAGTAAACGGTCGGCGGTCGGCACGCCGGCCGGAGTTTCGACTGACGACGGAGACGCGGACGGCGAAAAACGGGTGGTCGGCGCGGCCCGGACGGACGGGGCGCGGTCAGTACGAGCGGATCTTCGGCTCGTACTTCTTGTCCTCGCCCTCGAGGATGACCGGCTTGTACCAGAGTTCGGGCGTGCCGTCGTTCCACGACAGCATCGTGTGCTTGAGCCACTCGTCGTCTTTGCGCTCCTGGGCCTCCGCGCGCCAGTGGGCGCCGCGGAACTCCTCGCGCGCGAGCGCGCCGAGGGTGATCGCCTCCGCGACGTCGAGGAGGTTGCGCGTCTCGATGGTCTGGATGAGGTCCGTGTTGAACGTGCGCGAGGGGTCCTTCACGAACACGTCGCGGTAGCGCTCGCGCGCCTCCGCGATGTCCTCCAGCGCCTCCTTGAGTCCCTCCTCCTCGCGGAACACGTTCACGTTGTCCGTCATCGACTCCTGGACGTCCGAGCGGATCTCGGCGTGCTGGACGCCCTCGTCGCGGTCCATCAGCGCCTGCACGCGTTCGCGCTCGCGCGTGACGGCGTGCTCGACGACGTCGTGGCCCGACAGCGAGCCGGTGTCGGCGGCGACGCCGCCGTCGGCGACCGCGTCGCCGGCCGGCTCGACCTCGCCGGGCTGGACGGGCGTGTCGACCTCGCCCAGTTCGTACTCGCCCTCCTGACCGGTCTCGATCTTCGCGGTGCCGAGGTCCTTCCCGGCGGCGTGCTGGCCGGCACGCTTCCCGAAGACGATGAGTTCGGGCAGGGCGTTGCCGCCCAGGCGGTTCGACCCGTGGACGGACGCGCAGGCGCACTCCCCGGCGGCGTACAGGCCGCCGACGCACGTCTCGCCGTTCTCGTCGGTCTCGATGCCGCCCATCGCGTAGTGTTGCCCGGGCTTGACGGGCATCGGCTCCTCCAGCCCGTCGACGCCCTCGAAGTCCTTCGCGAGGTGGAGGATGTTCTCCAGCCGGTCGGTGATACGCTCGTCGCCGAGGTGGCGCATGTCGAGGTGGACGTACTCGTCGTCGATGCCGCGCCCCTCGCCCACCTCGTTCAGTTCTGCACGCGCGACGACGTCGCGGGATGCGAGTTCGCCGTCGTTGCTGGCGTAGCCGTACTCGAACATGAACCGCTCCCCCTCCTCGTTGTAGAGGATGCCGCCCTCGCCGCGGACACCTTCGGAGATGAGCACGCCCGTGCTGGGCAGGCTCGTCGGGTGGAACTGGATGAACTCCATGTCCTCGATCGGGACGCCCGCGCGGTACGCCATCGCGACGCCGTCGCCGGTGTTGGAGACGGCGTTGGTGGTGTGGTCGAACACCTGGCCGAGGCCGCCGGTCGCGAGGATGACGCCCTCCTTCGCGCGGAAGCCCGACAGCTCGCCGCTCTGGATGTCGTAGGCGACGACGCCGTGGCAGGTGCGGTCCTCGGGGCGCTCCTCGTCGGTGACGGCCAGATCCGAGACGTACCACTCGTCGTACACGGTGATGCCGCGCTTGACGAGCTGTTCGTACATCGTGTGGAGCAGCTGGTGGCCCGTCTCGGCGCCCGCGTACGTCGTCCGCGGGAACGAGAGGCCGCCGAACGGGCGCTGGGAGACGCGCCCGTCGTCCTCGCGGGAGAACGCCATGCCCCAGTGTTCCAGCTGGATGACCTCCTTCGGGGAGTCCTTACAGAGCGTCTCGATGGCCGGGGCGTCGCCGAGGTAGTCCGACCCCTTCATCGTGTCGTAGGCGTGGTCCTGCCACGAGTCGCCCTCGCGCAGGGCGGCGTTGATCCCGCCTTCGGCCGCGCCCGTGTGGCTCCGCACCGGGTGCAGCTTCGAGACGATCGCAACGTCCGCGCCCTCTTCCTGGGCGGCGATGGCCGCGCGGAGTCCCGCGCCGCCGGCGCCGACCACGATTACGTCGTGTTCGTACATTGTGTCGTGTGGTGTGTGTCGTGTGTCCGGTCGTCCGTCCGCGCCGGGTCCCTCGGTTCGTCGCTGAACTCGCTTGGGGTTCCGGCTACTTCAATCGCGTGCCGATCCGTGTCGTTGGCCGGGTGAGCCTACCAGAACTTCAGGTTGCTCTTGACGGCCTCGCGCTTCAGCTCCTGGATGTGCTCGGTGAGCGGGATGTCCTTCGGGCACACCTCGGTACACGAGAACTGGGTCTGACAGCGCCAGACGCCGTTCTCCTGTTCGAGGATGTTCAGGCGGTGCTGCTTGCGGTCCTCCCCCTCGCGCTCGTCCATGGCGAAGCGGTACGCCTTGTTGATCGCGGCCGGGCCGAGGTACTCGTTGTTGCCGGCGGCGATGTTGCACGAGGACATACAGGCGCCACACCAGATACAGCGCGTGGACATCTTCACCTTCTCGCGGTTCTCCCGCGTCTGGCGCTGCTCTTCGAGTTCGCCGTCGGGCAGTTCGTCGGCGTCGAAGTACGGCTCCACCGACTCCATCTGGTCGTAGAAGTGGTCCATGTCGACGACCAGGTCCTTCTCGACGTCGGCGTGCGGGAGCGGCTCCACGCGCACCGGCTCCTCGAGGTCGGACAGCTGCGTCTTGCAGCCGAGGCGTTGGGAGCCGTTGACGAACAGCGCGTCCGACCCACAGATCGCCTGCCGGCAGGAGTGCCGGAACGTGAGCGAGGAGTCGAACGTGTCGCGGGCGTAGATGAGCGCGTCGAGGACGGTCATCCCCTTCTCGTAGGGGACGTGGAAGTCGTCGAAGCGCGGCTCCTGTTTCCCCTCGACTTCGGGGTCGAAGCGGAACACCTTGAGGAGGACGCGGTCCTCCTCGGCCTCGGCGCGCTCGGCGGCTTCCTCCCGTGCGCGCTCCTCGCGCTCGGCGCGGCCCTCCGACTTCTTCCGCATCCGGTCCTCCTGTGCCGCCGGGAGCGGCTCCCCGTGCTCGACTTCGGTCTCCGCCTCGGTCTCCGTCTCGGTCTCTGGAACTTGCGTGCTCATGGTTAGAAGGTGGGGAGGCCCGCCCAGGCGTTCGCGGTCCGGATCCCCTGGACGACGAGCACCAGGCTCGCCGCGATCAGCGTGTACTTGACGACCTGTTTCGGCGTGCCCGACAGCCCCTGGTTCTCGAGGGCGTTGTACACGCCGTTGACGCCGTGGAACGTCGCCGTGATCAGGAACAGCACCATCAGCGAGTAGTACGCGAGGTCCTGCATCCGCATGCTCGACATCGCGAACGTCACCTCGTCGGCGTGGTTCACGAAGTGGAGCAGGAAGAAGTGGAACGCCAGCACCACGACGAGGAACCCGGCGGTGATGCGCTGCCACAGCCAGCGGCGACCGCCCGTCTCGAAGGAGGAGTAGCGCTCGGCCATCTCAGAACACCCCCGCGAGGAACGTCGGCACCGACGCGACGACGATGGCGCCCGTCAGGATCAACGACGCGTAGAAGCTCTTGTCCTGGCTGTCCAATCCGATCCCCAGGTCGACCAGCAGCAGCCGGCACCCGTTCAGGATGTGGAAGACGGCCACCGCGAGCAGTCCGACCTCGAGGATACGGACGACGAGCAGGCTCTCCAGCGTGACGATGACCGTGGTGTACACGTCGTTGTTGGCCGCGATCGTCGCCTGCGACTGTCCGGCCGCGGAGATGGCGGTACTCAGCACCGCGATGTGGGTGAAGAGGTAGCCCACGAGCACCCAGCCCGTGAACTTGTGGAACACCCAAGCCCACATCCCGGCCGAGAACTCCCGCCACCGCCCGAAGTCCTCGACGAGACCCCTGTCATACGACTGGCTCATACGTACTGTCGCTCCGGCCCACGGTGGTATAGTAGTTACGTGACGCTCTCGCACACGGGCGGGCGCGTGGCGACGCGACAGCCGCGCCGGTCGGCGGTCCGTCGCGGGAACACCCGATCGGAGAGGAGGACCTCCAGGGTGACCGAGCCGCGCGGCTCCAGTCAGTACAGGTCGAACGCGCGGGACAGCACGCGGGCCGCGTTCACCGGGACGCCGCCGCCGGCCGGCTCAGTGCAGCCCGCTGCTCGGACTCTGCTCCATCTCGACGACCCGTCGGGTGCGGCGGTCCAACTCGACGAGGTGACACAGGGGGTTGCCGGGGTAGACGACCGGGTTCTCCAGCACGCCGACGAGCAGGCCGGTGAACGGCGCCTCGATCAGGACGTTGTCGTCCTTGAACGGGTTCGTGATCGTGCAGACGGTGTCGCCCTCGTGGACGAGCGAACCGCGCTCGAAGTGCATGTCGACCATGCCCCCCGCGTCGGCGCGCAGCCACGTCTTCTCGCGCTGGTCGGTGATCACGGTGCGCCAGCCGGGCCACCGGACGGATTCTGCCTCCAGCATCCCGTACTCCGCGAACACCGACCGGACGCCCGCGAGCGCCTCGTCGATGAGCGCGCGCTGGAAGCGGTGGGCCTCCCCCATCTCGACGGTGATGGTGGCGACGTCGTCGACGACCGCCTCGGTGCGGAGCATCCCGGAGGAGCCCTCGCTGTCGATGATAACGTTCGTCCCGTACGCGCGGGCGAGGCGCGACACCGCGGAGTCGCCCATGTCGGCGCGGGCGTGGATCATGTTCGTCCGACCCCGCGTCGACGTGTGGAAGTCCAGCCCGAAGTCGCACGGCTCGATGAAGTTCGTGTAGATGCGGGCGGCCATCCGCTTGGCGCTCGTCGAGTCGGCGGCGCCGGGGAACGACCGGTTCAGGTCGCGGTCGTACACCGGGAGGTAGCGCTGCTGGGCGAGGAAGCCGGGGACGTTCAACACGGGGAGACAGATCAGCGTGCCCGACAGCGCCGAGAGGTCCCAGTCGTGGGCGACCTCGCGCACCACCTCGATCCCGTTGAGTTCGTCGCCGTGGGCGGCCGCCGAGAGGAACGCCGTCGGCCCGGGGCGCTCGCCGTTGATGATCGTCACGGGGATCCGAACCGGGTCGCCGAGATACGTCTCCGACACCACGAACCGGAGGTTCTGTCGTTCGCCGGGGTCGATCCGCCCACCGTTGTAGGTGAATGACCCGTCGTCGCTCATGGTCGCCGGTGTGCGACGGAGGGTGATAAAGGACGCCACAGGGACCGGCGGGGTCCGCTCGGACCGCCTCCGGCCCTTCGCCCGATCCTCCGTCCTGGGGCGCGTGAGGGCCTCACACGTGTCCGTCCGTGTCACTCGCTCGCCGGACCGGGACACATTTCCCTTCCCCGCCGAGTCACCAGATCATGACCGAGGACCCGGTACGGGTGGGGGTGCTCTCCCTGCACACGAGCAAGGAGTCGAAAGCGATCTGTAACGCCGTCGAGGCGCTGGGCCACCAGCCCGAGTGGCTGCGACGCGAGAACGCGGCCGTCAGCGTCGAGGACGGCGAGGTGACGGTCGAACCGGACGTCGACGTCGTCGCCAACCGGATGCTGCTGTCGAACATCGAACAGCCCGCCGAGGGGCTGGGGCTGGCCCACACGTTCGGTCGGGCGCGACCGATCCTCAACGACCCGTCGGCCGTCCTGACGGCGATGCACAAGTTCGCCTCCGCCGTCGCTCTCGCGGAGGCGGACGTGCGCGTCCCCGA
It encodes the following:
- a CDS encoding branched-chain amino acid ABC transporter permease — its product is MSSPAETADAGSTGTADGSDGAREIPGWTPYRAWFRQQWAQGGAVAWGTALGHLLVGLLVFALVVGFDVATLPVGGSLVWFVYLTVTVGVLYAATAPPAEPYVAWLDDRWMESDTDKLLIILGHVVLVFFVFAVALGLPFNGLAGALGSVFFFTAVYAMMVLALNLHWGYAGIFNIGIAGFMAVGVYVMAILSTPVQGGPTAVPGFGLPLPIGILGGVLAAAVVGLVTALPALRLRADYFAIVTVAFSEIVRLTLNSRTLQEVTFAGITTGTGGATGKTMPGNPVRLLFFESFEPGAGPALLGSVLFPLFEGLRVQLIPPNSSLVGVVPLPAFTLDLAVEPPVIVNWAYVAILAGFVGLFYVLLVRTGNSPFGRVLKAIREDEVVAKSLGKDTNRFKIVAFMFGCGLMGLGGILWQGSQGFVNPNGFRPIITFYIWVALIIGGAGSNTGSVLGGALFAGLIWEGPVYVRRVVTNFVDFGDTPATFPAAIGPFVEGEVLPFLAYMLGNVSALRFVLVGVILVVLMQTRPEGLLGHRKEEAAAIPLGRPTRGSGDDATDGGNQ
- a CDS encoding ABC transporter ATP-binding protein, translated to MSADTDSTTDDSTDTGADADADGVAAAAQGARDTENHPLVVENLRKTFGGITAVDGASFSVAEGSLTGLIGPNGAGKSTTFNCITGVHTPTSGSVRFRGNDITGMAPHEIARQGLVRTFQIARELPDMTVLENMMLAPQAQAGERLSYSLLPGLRDQVVAQEEELLDRAWQQLEFFEIDHLAEEYAGTLSGGQRKLLEMARALMTDPDMVLLDEPLAGVNPTLEEKLLDRIHELREMGNTFLFVEHDMDVIMDNCEHVIVMHQGQVLAEGTPEQVTSDDRVVEAYLGGDV
- a CDS encoding ABC transporter ATP-binding protein yields the protein MSSEGEQVDAAESATETERSAGATRAAAATLPEDSLLQVRDLDAGYGDLQILTDVDMDVGDGEYVTIVGPNGAGKSTVMKSVFGLTSYMGGTIEFAGESIHGRSPDEIIHEGIGYVPQNDNVFESLTVRENLEMGAYILDEVPEDQIEWVYERFPILRERSDQRAGTMSGGQRQMLAMGRALMLDPDLLLLDEPSAGLAPDLVQEMFDRIDRINDDGTAILMVEQNAKQALRRCDRGYVLVNGENAYVDTGEALLHDEQVRKDFLGG
- a CDS encoding VOC family protein, producing MDPRISIVTLGVADLAAATAFYEDGLGLPRHEFDGDIAFFALAGTWLALYPREALAADAGVGPDGSGFAGVTLAHNVDDEERVDAVLAEAERAGATIVKPAARADWGGYSGYFADPDGHLWEVAHAPGFSPGP
- a CDS encoding TrmB family transcriptional regulator — its product is MATTQADAVEADAETPMAEVPTTVDSPRAKLVYLYLATHGAVCEDDLCEGLAMKRISLYSILKTLREGGHVRKADGRYALA
- a CDS encoding FAD-binding protein; translation: MYEHDVIVVGAGGAGLRAAIAAQEEGADVAIVSKLHPVRSHTGAAEGGINAALREGDSWQDHAYDTMKGSDYLGDAPAIETLCKDSPKEVIQLEHWGMAFSREDDGRVSQRPFGGLSFPRTTYAGAETGHQLLHTMYEQLVKRGITVYDEWYVSDLAVTDEERPEDRTCHGVVAYDIQSGELSGFRAKEGVILATGGLGQVFDHTTNAVSNTGDGVAMAYRAGVPIEDMEFIQFHPTSLPSTGVLISEGVRGEGGILYNEEGERFMFEYGYASNDGELASRDVVARAELNEVGEGRGIDDEYVHLDMRHLGDERITDRLENILHLAKDFEGVDGLEEPMPVKPGQHYAMGGIETDENGETCVGGLYAAGECACASVHGSNRLGGNALPELIVFGKRAGQHAAGKDLGTAKIETGQEGEYELGEVDTPVQPGEVEPAGDAVADGGVAADTGSLSGHDVVEHAVTRERERVQALMDRDEGVQHAEIRSDVQESMTDNVNVFREEEGLKEALEDIAEARERYRDVFVKDPSRTFNTDLIQTIETRNLLDVAEAITLGALAREEFRGAHWRAEAQERKDDEWLKHTMLSWNDGTPELWYKPVILEGEDKKYEPKIRSY
- a CDS encoding succinate dehydrogenase/fumarate reductase iron-sulfur subunit; this encodes MSTQVPETETETEAETEVEHGEPLPAAQEDRMRKKSEGRAEREERAREEAAERAEAEEDRVLLKVFRFDPEVEGKQEPRFDDFHVPYEKGMTVLDALIYARDTFDSSLTFRHSCRQAICGSDALFVNGSQRLGCKTQLSDLEEPVRVEPLPHADVEKDLVVDMDHFYDQMESVEPYFDADELPDGELEEQRQTRENREKVKMSTRCIWCGACMSSCNIAAGNNEYLGPAAINKAYRFAMDEREGEDRKQHRLNILEQENGVWRCQTQFSCTEVCPKDIPLTEHIQELKREAVKSNLKFW
- a CDS encoding succinate dehydrogenase hydrophobic membrane anchor subunit, encoding MAERYSSFETGGRRWLWQRITAGFLVVVLAFHFFLLHFVNHADEVTFAMSSMRMQDLAYYSLMVLFLITATFHGVNGVYNALENQGLSGTPKQVVKYTLIAASLVLVVQGIRTANAWAGLPTF
- the sdhC gene encoding succinate dehydrogenase, cytochrome b556 subunit, translating into MSQSYDRGLVEDFGRWREFSAGMWAWVFHKFTGWVLVGYLFTHIAVLSTAISAAGQSQATIAANNDVYTTVIVTLESLLVVRILEVGLLAVAVFHILNGCRLLLVDLGIGLDSQDKSFYASLILTGAIVVASVPTFLAGVF
- a CDS encoding succinylglutamate desuccinylase/aspartoacylase family protein, with the protein product MSDDGSFTYNGGRIDPGERQNLRFVVSETYLGDPVRIPVTIINGERPGPTAFLSAAAHGDELNGIEVVREVAHDWDLSALSGTLICLPVLNVPGFLAQQRYLPVYDRDLNRSFPGAADSTSAKRMAARIYTNFIEPCDFGLDFHTSTRGRTNMIHARADMGDSAVSRLARAYGTNVIIDSEGSSGMLRTEAVVDDVATITVEMGEAHRFQRALIDEALAGVRSVFAEYGMLEAESVRWPGWRTVITDQREKTWLRADAGGMVDMHFERGSLVHEGDTVCTITNPFKDDNVLIEAPFTGLLVGVLENPVVYPGNPLCHLVELDRRTRRVVEMEQSPSSGLH